The Oncorhynchus tshawytscha isolate Ot180627B linkage group LG02, Otsh_v2.0, whole genome shotgun sequence genome contains the following window.
TAtcgggttaactgcctcgttcaggacGACAGATGTTTACATTTTCGGCTCGGAGAttcgatccaccaacctttcggttactcgcCCATTAGGCTAACTTTTCTGACGCCCCCAAGCTAGCTACCACTTTGCCGGATCCAACAGATACACGTTTAAGTGTGGCGTTATCATTAGACTCTGTATAAGCCTTgtttaaaaatatctatatatattaatTAAAGGTCTCTGTTACCCACCGCATCTGGGAAATGAGCCCATACCATAGTTGCCCGACGAAGCTGGTTAGCTACCGACTGGGGGAGATGACATAGGGCTCCCAATCTTGGTCAAACCGTGACCACCTTGTAGGCGACTGTAAGCCAGCCAGTAATTGTGGGTCGATGGACATCCCTGTTATATTGCTTGCACGCGAACGCTTGTCTCATTGTCGTTTGTGTGAACAGATGCTGATGCCCAAGAAGAATCGTATTGCGATCTATGAGCTCCTCTTCAAAGAGGGCGTCATGGTGGCAAAGAAAGATGTGCATCTGCCTAAGCACCCCGAGCTTGCTGACAAGAACGTGCCCAATCTTCATGTGATGAAAGCAATGCTGGTGAGAGAAACTATTGCTTCTACTTtgagttatcattgttttatccCTTTGAGACTGGGGTGCAGTTCTTGTGTCAAGTAGCATGATGTCCACAGGTATGAACTGTGTCTGGTTGCACTATTAACATTCCAAGTGTGTTTGGTAACCAGTTAAGGACTGCGTTATATCTGAAGTCAGATTTGTTGATGTGAAGACCTGAAGGTGCATTTTGTGAGTGGGCTACAAGTGTGACAGTGAAGAGATGATGCATATCTGATGTGGATTTGCAGACTTGTACTCAGTTGGTCTACATAAAGATGTTTCCTAGCATGCCTTGTCTGAGATTTTTGTGACTTTATTGTATCTCTGGCTAGAAAATGCATGTTTGTCTTTCAGTCCTTGAAGTCACTTGGGTATGTTAAGGAGCAATTTGCCTGGCGCCATTTTTACTGGTACCTCACCAATGAAGGTATCCAGTACCTGAGAGACTTCCTGCACCTTCCACCTGAGATTGTTCCTGCCACTCTGCGCCGCCAGATGCGTCCTGAGACCGCAAGGCCCAGGCCCAAGGGTATGTCCACTTGTATGCCTACCATTTTCACACTGCTGAGCTGTGTACTACACATCCATTGTAGTTGCTGGAACTGTGCTGAAAAGAGAGTTTCCAGGCCAGCACAGTAATGCGAATCTGGTGTTACTGTTCCTAGTAAGGCCCCTACTTCAATAACCTGGGCTGGAGCGTTCCAATCCTGGGGTTTGCAGTGTGCTGGCTTTAGTACCAGCTCAGTACTAACAACTGATTCAACTAATCGTGGTATTTAATTTGGGCCGATTTAGTTAAATCATGTGGGTTAGAGCTGGGCTTGAACAGGTCTACATACACTGGTCCTCAAGGACCGGACAGTGAGGACTATTGAATTTAGTGCTTTAAAGCCCTAGGTGCTGATTGGACCTCGGTGTGATGATCCTTCCTGTGTTTTTGGGCGTCTTTAACCTTCCACTCAGCTGAGCGTTGTCGTTTCTTTTCCAGGTATggagggagagcggggagagaggccCGCCCGCTTCAACCGTGATGGGGGTGACCGAGACAATTACAGGAGATCTGCTGCACCACGTATGTATAGTGTTACAGGATCCTGCTCATCCAAAAGTTAGCTTTCAGCCAACTGGTCATCTCATCTGCTGACTAGTGTGCTTTGTAGCTTAAAATATACTGATGGTAACCCTGCCTTGGTTTCCAGTAGTTGATCACATTTGTGATCAGTAATGACTTGTCTCAGCCTTTGCGTAACTAGTGTGAAGGTTGATGTTGAATGGGTGAAAATGTTTGGCTTACAACCGATCAGAAATTACATGGTCATTCACatttactgatcatgaaaagcatgcatttacttGCTgtgtaactctgatgatagagctaaCTGCACAATTGTTTTGCATGGAATAATCAGACATTTTTAGTCCTGACTATCTTCAATAGGTGATATTCAAATCAAAACGTTAACATTTAACAATCCCTTAAACTGCATGTAGTTGTCAATAGTTTTAGTGGATATGAGGTCTCCTTGGCCCCCAGCAGCCAAATCGAACTTGTGACGTTTTTATTGAAAATGACCCATAACTTAAAACATTATTGGAGAAAGAATGTTTGGCCTAcaagctgttttttttctttacagCTGGTGGAGACAAGAAAGCAGAGGCAGGTGCTGGTTCAGCTACAGAGTTCCAATTCGTAAGTACTGTATTGCCTTATGGTAATTGTAGTCCAAAGCAAGGGCGTATTCATTACGCCGATTCTGTTCCAAAACGTTTCCTAAATGGAAGCAAACAAAATGGGACCTACCTGATTTCGTCGAATAGAAACTCTGACAAGTCTATATATCAAATGATCAAATAACGATTTTAAGTTTATTGGATAGCCGACCGTTGTAAGGTTTTATACATCTGTTACTAGAATAGGAATGttcttattttgttggcatttatatTGAGACTCAACTATGACATTACCATGAGCAATTGTAATTGATCAGCTGGTTTGAAAAACTGCATACCTTGTGTAGCCAGAAGAAATGGTCTAACACTTATGAGTAAAGTTATTCGGGTAGACAAATTCGGGACATTAATTGGAAACATAACATTATGCTTTGTTTTCCTTACCAACTGTTGTCCTGTGATGTGGAAGCTTACCCTTCTCTCTTGCTTTCAGAGGGGTGGATTTGGACGTGGCAGAGGACAGCAGCCTCCTCAGGAGTAAATTTCTATCCATTTCTTTACAATAAACACACAAAACGCAGCTCTgtcctttttctctgtctgtgcTTTAGATACTGGCATTCTGGATTCATGTATTTTCCCACAATATACATTTCATTTAATTTGTGTGGAATGAGGACCCTCAATTCACACACTACAGTAATTATACTAGCTACGGTTATTCAAGGTGCAGTCTTTCAGTCAGGTGTTAATCAACAAGTATTAAAAGCAGAATAAGCAGCTAGACATGAAGGTTCATGAAGGCAAATTGAATCCAGATCTGAAATACtggtgtttttatttgttggcacATTTTTATTACAATCTTCAGCCCACTGAATTATTCCACAGTCCCAAATGATGAAAAATCAAATTCCAGAGAAGTACACCTTTACTACATATGTAGGGAAACTAAAAGGCTGAGGTCATGTTGAGGGAAATGGAAAGATATTAGGCAGTCCAAATAGCTTTTTACACTGAATCACATCGGATTACAATTTTTGCCTAATCAATTTGTACATAGCGGGATTATCACCCGAATTGCTGGACGGTCCAATTGAAAAAGGATCAAGCTGTTAACCACTATCCCAATGAAATGCTATGTCATGAAGTTATCATTGTAACACTGCAGAATTCTCAACTGAACATTGAGGCATAACATTTTCACGTGGGTTGTTGCAGAATACTGCCTGGCCACTAGCTGGTGTTAATCGTTTCCCAGTGGTCATGTGATTTCCAATATGTCATTTGTTGAAGGACCATGGCCTATTGGGGCAGAGGTTGCTTTTGAGCCTTTTAGAAATGCATCCTTCCTACTTTAATTCATCCTCCAGGCTTTCACTTTTCATGCTTTGACAGCAGTGCCGTGTAAAGTCATCCCTTAGGAAGATAAATGCTTGTATAAATCCCTGTCTACTTCAACTTTCATTGCCCATTGCATTAAAATAAGTTAATTGTGATATGGAAAGGGGAAACTATAC
Protein-coding sequences here:
- the LOC112221608 gene encoding 40S ribosomal protein S10, which produces MLMPKKNRIAIYELLFKEGVMVAKKDVHLPKHPELADKNVPNLHVMKAMLSLKSLGYVKEQFAWRHFYWYLTNEGIQYLRDFLHLPPEIVPATLRRQMRPETARPRPKGMEGERGERPARFNRDGGDRDNYRRSAAPPGGDKKAEAGAGSATEFQFRGGFGRGRGQQPPQE